The DNA region aaatatctCGCGTCTCTGTTTAATGTCATTGATAAGAGTTGTTCATTCTTGTCCTGCTTTGCAATGTCATAGGAAATGCTTGTTTCTTAGATTATCGCGAAGTTAGACTTTACAGTTACCATGTTCTGTTTGCTAAATGGTTGTTCTGCGGTGGTGGGTACATGTTCATGTAATGCGGGGCGAAGTTCATGTTCATATTCATGTTCATATTTAAACCATAAGGTTCCCTTCCCAAGCACGGTTCGCCATCTCGTACGAGAACAGGCACGGCTACTCTACGAGGTTCTGGCGGCAGGCCATACCAAGATTCCATACCGGCCGTCCGCGCTTTGTTTTCAAGCGCTTGCTTCTTGCATTTGTAGCGTTTATTCTGGAACCAGATCTTTACTTGGTTGGATGTAAGTTTTAACATGCTTGCAAGGTGATCTCTCTCGGGTGCCGATAGATACTTTTGTTGCTTGAATCGCCTTTCTAGCTCGTAGACTTGCGCTTGAGAGAACAGGACTCGTGGTTTCCGTCGTATACGTTTCTGTTTGTTGGGCACTTCGGTTGTGGCTAAGCTGGGATTTGTGACTTGATGATGCATCTCGTTGGCGTTAGGCGAAGTGTGTTGTGTATGCTGAAGCTCTTGAGTGATCTCTTGGCTTTCTGACTTGTTGTTTAACTGTGATTCCATTGACACTGTAAGCGTACAGGAAAAAAATCGTTTGTCAAGACAAAACGAAAACTATCAACAACACCATCACTATAAAGCATTTAGCCTGAGGGGTTACTGTGGTAATTAACGTAGTGAAAGACTTCCACGCCCAGAAGATTTCAAATGGTAAATATTTTCGCATAAGTGAATGACGTGAGTTGTCGAACGCTTTCTTCTTCAGTGATTTTGCGTGAATTTCGTTGACGGCCGAATCGTTAATATCGCTCATGAAATTTAGGCGCGAACGGTCAAATAGTCGGATATAAATCGGCTTCTCGCGAAAAATCATAACGGATCCAAGAAATGTCTTAACCTTTCAATGGTGTTGCTCTTTTAAGACACTTGAAACAATTTCCCTCCCCCTACTTTGTGTTCCAAGATTTGATTATAATTACGGACAGGCTTCGAAATGGGAAAATCAAATATGATTTCTAAAATCTAAAATACACAAGACTTAAATGCTTACCTGGAGGGCACGGGGGCTCGAGAATATGAGCGTGCGATCCGCTTAGATTCGCATGGTGGTTTACGTCGTTCTTTAGGTACATCGATCTCGGCGTTTCTGGATATATGAAGTTCGGATGATGATTTTCGTGTAATGGCAGCccgttgtttgcattttccTCATTCTTGTTTGGCATAACGTGGACCGAAGTCATGTGTGTCAAGCATTCGACTGGACCAGCTTCTTTGTAACTTACCGGATTGTATTCTGGTAAATTTAAAAGATTGCGGACTGTAAAAGGTGCTGTCACGTTTGGCGAATGGAGCATGGTCTTTCTACTCCGGCCTTCGGTTGTGATGATGCGTCGAAACTCTTGCTTTGCGAATTGACTTTTGAAAGTCAGCTAAATGAAGTAAATGGTACGAGGAAATGAGCAGACTGATGTTTATGGGCCACACCACTAGATAAGTAACTCTAGGCGATGTCAATCACTACCAATTAGATGCTGTCTCGCTTTCCTCTTTGACGTAACACAACGCCTCCTCATTGGTACATCGAAGCACGCGATGACAGGAATGGCATTTGTTACAAATTTCTAAATTGGCTAGAGCTGTCAGAACACTTTGTGATACAAAGTGTTGCATTTGTTCAGGCTGTTAAATGGGACACTATACAAGTCACTATTATCGTTGGAAGGCATTAGTGagtgacattttcttttaaacgcaTCTAAAAGTGTACTTTACTGGGCAAATATTCGGGTTCATtatgttattgttttaattgcGTCTTTTTCCTACACGGCCTTGTCGAGTGAGACAAGACTGTAAGAGTAACTCCATCGGGTCATACGTTACACAGAAATTTGTGGCTTATTTCAATTGTAAGCTGCTGTAACACAAGAATCGTGGAGAAAGGCAGCAGTCAGCTTTGTGAGACTATTACAGGGATTTCCTGCGAAATCGATAAGGCCTAAGGATTAGCtgagatattttgtttcttgttatAAAACAgacactttgtttttctttattaaagaaatttttcctcGTTCGTGTATCTTGCCTGAAACTATAGTTTGAGCTTTTAATTGTGTATTATTGTTGTGGCGTAGCGCATGCGTTTATCTTTTGTCAATTCGTCGCTTAAATTCGCTTTGGGCTTTACTTTTTTGTTATGTTCTTGTCTCCTTGATTGCTTGTAATAGATGGATGGAGATACTTTGATAACATCATCTCGGGGCCATTGCGAAAGCTCGATGCGAAAACATGCTCATGTTTAAGAAAAAGGTGTATATATAGCAAACCCCAGCGATTTCTGTAAACAAAGAAACCAAATGATAATACTATCTCCGAATATGAAAAATACGATAAAGGGGTCCACCGTGAAACAATATCGTCAGAAAGTGTGGTTTGTTTTAGACAGGAATCCGCCAACTTGTCGCCTTCGCGACACATTCTATAGATAATTCGGATATTACTAATGGTGTCCGAGTCAATTGAGTCTTTTGTTTTCGCACAAAGGCAAAAGATGTTTCGAGTAATGTTTTCTCAAGAGAACAGGTGAGGGATTTTGCACAGGAGTCAACATTTGTGCACTATTTTATGGTTGATAAAAGCTGAGTAAATTGAAAGAAGGTAGAATAGGGAATATTGACTATTGTTGTGCACTGTTCACTGTCGAAGTAGTAATTGCCCGAAAAAGATATATTAATTGAGATTTTATTATATAATGATATTGGCCTCATGCTAGCTTCTTCGTGCTCAGGTGCAAAGAATAACTAGTTTACAACAAACGACCTGTGGTTTGgaggacaaattttgaaattttcgaaaGTTGTTTATGCTGTGACAAACCTTGAGATCCTCTAGTCTCTGTACATTACCTAACCTCGTAATTTTTGATCGACAGCCGAGCTTATTCAGTTGAAATATTTGTCTCATTTCAAGCAGCTTAAGTTGTGAACCATTTGTCTAATTGCGCTAACGTACTGACTCACTTAACTTTTTATCGCTGATAGAACATCAAAAAGCAAGCTGAATAAACTGTAGAATTGTTGGGATTTGTCTTAGGGGACAGCTACAAATGGTCGAAAATGTTAAGATTCTTGTGATATCTTCGTGGCATTGGCCCACTTCCTGTTTTGAACTCTTACGTTGACGAAAGGAAATAACGCATCACTTGTAGTgttttcatcaatattttctctGATTTCGTTCCATTTCAGTGCTCATGGCTCATATCTGCAATTTCTCGTGACTTAGTATATGTCCTCTTCTTTACCGTGGTATTGAGATCAGAACATCCCTCGAGAGCGTTTCATGAAAGTAAAACAGATTATGATAGATGGGGTGTGAAAGGAACAGCCATCGAGCAAAATGTGACCTTTCACTTTAAAACCAATAGACCACACAGTAAGATTCGGGAAGACTAAAAAACTTCGaagtgaaatgaaaatcagtgcgccaaatttgcaaatttgccctaaaatttttgttgattagcgaattatttctcattttttaaaattattgaagCATCTCAGCGATGTTATTTGAATTGTCACTAATGACTCCGGAGAGATTGTAGAGTTCCTGTGAGAGTGTGTTTTGCAGTCCAGCTGCTCCGTCGATCTACTGTGCAAAAAGCTCTGTAATGTGTTTGCTCAGTATCTGTCACTAGGggttatttatttccttatctCTCGGGGAAAGATTTAAACGCGTGATGTCATTAGATGTAATTACCTGATACGTTCTCATTTTCATACCTTTCACGTTATAACGTGTTTCCTTGACATCAAGGCGATTAGCTCGAGGCCAGACCTTGTTTTCCTTTAGTTGTGCATTTAGGAGGTCTTTTCTAGCGAGTTTATGCGTCATGAAAATCGCAGAAAAATAATAGAGCTTACAAAGGCGAAGGGCACATTTCTGTTATCGCGATTGTGATTGTGATTGTGCAATTATTGTAGATAGGAATGGAGGCTGCCTGCTTTTAATGAAAACTTCATTCGATCCCTCTCATTCATGATCGTGATTTGGTGTACTatattctaaaatatttttatcaaaggATAGAGAAAATTCTGTGTTTGTGGGAGGGAAAGGGACAGAAGAGTTCGTTAACCAGAGGTATACTGGTAGTGCTGATAAATGTGTGAAACAAACAACTTCGAGTTAGCGTGAATTTTTACATAAAACTTTATGCACACTTGATTTAAATCGTTGCACGGCTCAATATCGTAACATCAGCCTTTGACTGCGTGCAGTGATTATGCTGATTTTTAAGGTCTGATCTTGGTCAATTGTGAGTGTGCTGAGGTCCCAATGCCAGAATTTACCAAAACATTTTATGGCTAAAGGGGGTTTAGAAATTGCTCCTTACTTTGTTCATTAGCGTAACAAAACTTTTATGGTCTACTAGCCTTCAGTTATCTCTTTCATCTCATCAGATACAATTAGGCATCTATAAGCGTCAGGCTTATGTCTTCTTATAAATATATTGTCTTCTCGAAAGGTGACTGATGCACTATAAGGCAATTGTTGGCCAATTTTTGGAGGCGTTCCTAATTTAAGGACCTCTTAGCACAGGAGTAGTAGAGCGCGTGTGTTTATCTATGAATGACAAATCCACTGAAAACTTTGCCGTTAGAGTGGAGCCGAGTTAAGTTAGGTTCAGAGCAAACTGCCTGTTTACTGATATGGGAAAGTGTGCACATAATGCATTTCTGTTTATTAAAAGGTGTCCATTAACGTTCCCTAGACATTTGTCAGCCTTTAGTAAAATGGGGTCAAGGTTTATATAAAAGAATTCATGGCTTTAAGATAGGCGTGATAACAGTCAGTGCCTGACATTTTCACATGTGGGAGATGTAGCAGATAAACTTATTATTTTCTCTAGGCCCTCAATTCGTGcaatcagttttgttttcttttctattacAAATCTATTCGTCATTTACGAGATGTTTTTAATAGATTTTGCAATAAAAGGGTTCTGTGTTCTTATGTTAAGTGATCTGGTATACACTACTCAGTCACTTTAGggtttgtttgcttttcattctCTCGAGCCTTTTTGTGACGGTGGCTTCCTGGCCGTTGACTGAAATATTGCAGGAGATTGTGGCTCATTTAGGTACACTTGGAATCATGAAAGACAAACAAGTCATGTCTGAAACCGTTAACGCGAATTGACGGAAACGCTGAATCGTCGCCCAAAGCGATTTGAATATTAGATGTTCATAATTGCGCGAAATGACTCTCTTGAAGTATCAAAACATGGATGGCGACCAGTACTTAGAGTTTGTTCTTTGTTCTGTAAAATTCGATTACCAAGTTTAAGGGACAAATTTGTCACATCCAAGTGGTAAAAAGCAACTTAAGATCAGAAAAACAGTGAACTCTGGACTTGCAGACCACAAGATTTTGAACGATGGAATATTTATGAGAGATTGTTTTAGATGTAAGTTGTTGAGTCACGAACGGAAAACACGCTCTTAGCTTTATGCTGTCAGCTGATAAATCTACCCGAGTGAAAATATCGTCCTTGATTTATTTAGTTGTGCTTAAAATGGGCAATAAAAGTTCGTATTCCTGGGCTAATTTGCTTTAAGGAGCACTTCAACGTGAAGTTGTTGAGCTCAGTGGACGAAAACGGAAAGAGATGTCAACTGTTGCCCAATATTAGGCACGCTACATTAGTTTTGAAAGGGAAATGACGCCGTCTAGTCCTCGATGTCCTAAGCTTGATTAACGATTATTTAGCTAATGGATgtgtatttgaaagaaaagtgTGTTTCGTGTCCTGGGGCTGTGGCACAGATAGCGTTTTTGTCCAGCATACATTAATAACTTTGATTTGCGGCACGAAAGCCATGAAAAGTCACGCGAGGTGCGACTGTGATTTTCGCtggttgaaataaaagtttggGGTTTCGGGAAGATTAATAAACGTGTTCTGAGGCCGGATATGAGACAAAGCATtcaaagaaggaaggaagaatTTGACCGTTTCTTGTCATTGACCTCTCTGAGCGTGGACACCGGCACGTGCTTCGGAATTAGTCATTCTTGTATAATAACCTTCATTTCTGACTTTCCACGTTTTAAGACTTAGCTGACTTTGTATTGATTAGGGGCCTTACTTGCATGGAGTTTCTCgtttatatttttctcaatGGTCATAAGAAATGAATACTCATAGAATGAAATAGAGCAGTCATCTAGCGTGTATACAGGGTAAATGATGATAGCCATCTTGACGACAAGTAGGTGGAAAAGGCGGAGTTATTTACTTCTGAGACAAAGATAAGTTTCATTGATAACAGGATTCAGGTCAGATAATCAGAAGTGGGCTTAAAGAAGTGTGGAACGGAATAAGGCAAACGATGGCCGTGGAGAATCGTTTATTGCTTTTGACAACATGTATTAAATTAATAGCGTGAGTGATGTTCGTTGTTCTCTAAGATATGGGATTTCAACTTCCTCTGAGAAAAGTTGTTGATGTAAACGCCAAGGTTATTTCCGTGACCTTTTGTCTTGGAGCTTTGTCgttgaaaatattcaaaattatttgaaccaaagcagaaaattaaaataactgtaaGATCCTAATCGTTCTAGTGAGCTTCGATCGATTTTGACTTCATACGAAGAAGGTTTTCATAtatggaaatttttaacaaatttgcaATGATTGTGTCACTTCTGTAATTTTGTCTGCTCCTCATCACTTTTGTTTATCCTTACCAAATGAGTCCGGATGAATAGACAATACTAAAGTAAAGCCTTATCTAACCCCTGCCAAACTACTTAAAGACCCTTTAAGGGGGTTTGGGGAGACAGCACTTCCTGTGATGACAAACAAAGAACAGGCGAGGATCTAGTGTTCGAGTAAGAGAACACCCTGTCGAGCAAGTCGCGGGAAAACAATGTGTTTTGAGAGCTGACCGATCTAATTTTGATTGGGATTTAATTAGAATACTTTGTTTTTAATTACAGTACCGTTCCTAAGGCGGGACCCTATTGATGCTATAGATTCTAGATTGCATTTTCTTGCGGACGTATTCTTAATCTGGGTGGGAAAATAGACAACCACCCTCTAATGtgggaattttttgttttgattttccttgatttagtgtacaacaaagaaaaatgaagacgaaacaaaaccaaaacagccaggatttaaaaaaatttcgcCATTTCGGAGTCTGCCATGATACCcctttggatttttttttggtttaatttgGCCGTGGACTGGTAGCCGTCGTTGTGTTTTTAGTAAGCGCCTTAAGTATTGCCTCCTACCAAATCTGCTACGgttaaaatagtttctttcttCCGTCTTATTTCTAGgaatttcctttacttttgAGCCAGGTCAAAATACATGTAACAATAAAGTGCTCAAATTTGGCAGCTGAGTTGTACTTTGTACATTGCTAAGAGGTTGATTGTTGTGAAGAGTTTTTGACGATAGCATGGTATCATGCCAAGTAGCTTTGACGAGGATTATCTCTTTGTGACAGACAAAAATAACAGATTCGAACACGACGGTGTCAATCTTCACCACAAGAAGAATTAAGCCCTCTTTGGTTCATGGCAGGTTGAATTCGCAGCTGTTATTATTCACGCATAACCgtgaatgtttaattttccatttcaatcaTGAAAACTAAATAAACATGTCAGGTtttctcactcaaacgtatcagccgttttgaaaatttgatcctTTCGACCTTTAAAATGGTGCAGCCTTGGGTCTATGCAGTCAATTTCACTACTGAATTACAGAATATTCTGCTGCTGGAAAAGTTATATTCTCGATTAAAGATCTGAATATCAAATGGAGAAGAAGAAGTTGAGGCGGTTTGTTCAGTGAATTTGCGAATGGTTGGTTCAAATGATAAATTTGCGTAACATCATTTTATTGGAGCTTCTTAAGCCGTAGAGAAATCAGTATTCTTCCCCCTGGCACACGTCTTATCGCGATCGCCAGCGCTATTCTCATCACCGATAGAACGATTTCTTGGCTAGTGGTAATAAAAGTGGTACATATTCTACGTTACGTCATCCCTAACGTCTGAAGTTAAAAGTGACGGCGATTTGACTCTTTCTATATCGGTCAAGTTATTGCGTCCGCGGTAAAGCAGGGCGGTTCTTTCCATGATCTGAGAGGCATAATTTAATAAGCGTGGCACAAGGACCCAAGGACCTTCTTAGTATTTAAAGTTGGTTGTGAAAGTGGCCGGTTTGATGCTTGAcgtttgtttatttataataGCCTTCACTTTAAAGCTCTTGTTGTGCACAAGACGAGTGTGGgaaaacaacttttgaaaaCTCACATGAATAAAGCGAAGATTATTCTTTGATATTGTGCCCTTATTATCAGGAAAAGAGAAGTGCTGTAATTTCCTCTTAATACCCAGCAAAAACATAATGTATGACCAGTATTCTCCTTGAAAGCTGGGGCCTTACGAAGTAGTTTACCCAGGCTTTAATGAATATCTTCTCAAAGTCTCAATTGAAAGTTCGTAGCTTGAATTTATGTATGTATTGATTTATGCTGATTTATGCTGAGAACATTTTATTAGCCCGTCACTTTGATGGGCCCGTGTGTTTTCTAATTTGTCTTTTCGTCGATTTATGATGCCCACTAGATAAAACGTGAATTAGTCGTTAACTTAGCTTTTTCTGCGTCAAAATGTAAATGGAGACACCAGAATATCTactgtaaacaaataaaagtttaaatACCAAATTTTATTTCGCTGTCACtctttcaaaagtttttaaagaCACGATTTACCTTATTTGTTGGCTCAGAGACCATTTGGAGTGATAAGGACTAGGTATTTCGCGAAATTTAGCATGTCGCGTCCGCATTGTACTACCAGAGTCTCTCTCTTGCTGAGCTCAAGATGGTTAATTATTCCCT from Pocillopora verrucosa isolate sample1 chromosome 1, ASM3666991v2, whole genome shotgun sequence includes:
- the LOC131770301 gene encoding homeobox protein Nkx-2.5; the encoded protein is MLHSPNVTAPFTVRNLLNLPEYNPVSYKEAGPVECLTHMTSVHVMPNKNEENANNGLPLHENHHPNFIYPETPRSMYLKNDVNHHANLSGSHAHILEPPCPPVSMESQLNNKSESQEITQELQHTQHTSPNANEMHHQVTNPSLATTEVPNKQKRIRRKPRVLFSQAQVYELERRFKQQKYLSAPERDHLASMLKLTSNQVKIWFQNKRYKCKKQALENKARTAGMESWYGLPPEPRRVAVPVLVRDGEPCLGREPYGLNMNMNMNMNFAPHYMNMYPPPQNNHLANRTW